The following are from one region of the Micrococcales bacterium genome:
- a CDS encoding VOC family protein: MEIQHTVIVFDAADIATESAFWAAVLGGTVDPTDDWHSIRVDGQTRMAVQLAPGHIPPDWPDGNPQQIHVDLWVADIDPAEAEVLRLGARLLKAVDEEGFRVYADPAGHPFCLCRH, encoded by the coding sequence GTGGAGATCCAGCACACCGTCATCGTGTTCGACGCAGCGGACATTGCCACCGAGAGTGCATTCTGGGCGGCCGTGCTCGGCGGCACCGTCGACCCGACGGACGACTGGCACAGCATCCGGGTCGACGGACAGACCCGGATGGCCGTGCAACTCGCACCGGGTCACATCCCGCCCGATTGGCCCGACGGTAACCCCCAACAGATCCACGTCGATCTGTGGGTCGCCGACATCGACCCCGCCGAAGCCGAGGTGTTACGGCTGGGTGCCCGGCTCCTGAAGGCAGTCGACGAGGAGGGGTTCCGCGTCTACGCCGATCCTGCGGGCCACCCCTTCTGCTTGTGCCGGCACTGA
- the acsA gene encoding acetate--CoA ligase: protein MGGFSELPAIRKDPADLSVAPNLADYDKTRAGFTWAAAEEWLDGLPDGGFNIAYEAVDRHVAAGRGAHVALRCLDTAGTVTDVTYEQLQAQTNRFANALRSLGVEPGQRVFSLVGRVPALYTAVIGTWKARSVFAPLFSAFGPEPVKQRVVIGGGVAMVTTTALYRKKIAPVRDEMPTLRHIIVLDDGDAADIPGAVRFADLMAGRSEQFPIEPTGREEMALLHFTSGTTGTPKAAVHVHSAVIGHYATGHFALDLQSEDIYWCTADPGWVTGTSYGIISPLTHGLTMIVDEGEFDARRWYATLSQQHVSVWYTAPTAIRMLMRAGPDVAGEYDLSSVRFVASVGEPLNPEAVVWGREVLGMTIHDNWWQTETGGIMIANYASCDVYPGSMGRPMPGITAGILQRGGEGRAAPGPDGHAVELAAGEVGELALRTGWPSMFRGYLDEEHRYHKCFLDGWYLTGDLAQRDDNGYFWFVGRADDVIKTAGHLIGPFEVESVLMEHPAVAEAGVIGVPDPMMGERIKAFVALKPGTTQDPAVIRRELTAHARRRLGPAVAPREIAFADTLPHTRSGKIMRRLLRARELGLPEGDLSTLEGGGR from the coding sequence ATGGGTGGGTTTTCTGAACTCCCCGCCATCCGCAAGGACCCAGCGGATCTCTCCGTCGCACCGAATCTCGCCGATTACGACAAAACCCGAGCCGGGTTCACGTGGGCGGCGGCGGAGGAGTGGCTCGACGGACTGCCGGATGGCGGATTCAACATCGCGTATGAGGCCGTGGACCGGCATGTCGCTGCTGGCCGGGGGGCGCATGTCGCGCTGCGCTGCCTCGACACCGCGGGCACCGTCACCGACGTGACGTATGAGCAGTTGCAGGCGCAGACCAACCGGTTCGCGAATGCGCTGCGGTCGTTGGGCGTGGAACCCGGGCAGCGGGTGTTCAGTCTGGTCGGCAGGGTGCCGGCCCTCTACACGGCGGTGATCGGCACGTGGAAGGCGCGCAGCGTCTTCGCGCCGCTGTTCAGCGCTTTCGGCCCGGAGCCGGTGAAGCAGCGGGTGGTCATCGGGGGCGGCGTGGCGATGGTGACCACTACGGCGCTCTACCGCAAGAAGATCGCGCCGGTGCGAGACGAGATGCCGACGCTGCGACACATCATCGTGCTCGACGACGGCGATGCTGCCGACATCCCCGGGGCGGTCCGGTTCGCCGATCTCATGGCCGGGCGGTCCGAGCAGTTCCCGATCGAGCCCACCGGCCGTGAGGAGATGGCACTGCTGCACTTCACCAGTGGCACCACCGGCACGCCCAAGGCCGCCGTGCACGTGCACTCCGCGGTGATCGGCCACTACGCGACGGGGCACTTCGCGCTCGACCTGCAGTCCGAGGACATCTACTGGTGCACCGCCGACCCGGGGTGGGTGACCGGCACGAGCTACGGGATCATCTCCCCCCTCACCCACGGCCTGACGATGATCGTCGACGAGGGTGAGTTCGACGCGCGCCGCTGGTACGCCACGTTGAGTCAGCAGCACGTGAGCGTCTGGTACACCGCCCCCACCGCGATCCGCATGCTGATGCGCGCGGGGCCTGACGTGGCCGGGGAGTACGACTTGTCGTCGGTGCGGTTCGTGGCCAGCGTGGGTGAGCCGTTGAACCCGGAGGCGGTGGTCTGGGGCCGTGAGGTGCTGGGCATGACGATCCACGACAACTGGTGGCAGACCGAGACGGGCGGCATCATGATCGCCAACTACGCCAGTTGCGACGTGTATCCCGGTTCCATGGGCAGGCCGATGCCCGGCATCACGGCGGGGATCCTGCAGCGCGGTGGGGAGGGGCGCGCGGCCCCCGGACCGGATGGCCATGCGGTCGAACTCGCAGCGGGCGAGGTCGGCGAACTCGCGTTGCGGACCGGCTGGCCGTCGATGTTCCGCGGTTACCTCGACGAGGAGCACCGGTACCACAAGTGCTTCCTCGACGGCTGGTACCTCACCGGCGACCTCGCCCAGCGCGACGACAACGGGTACTTCTGGTTCGTGGGGCGGGCCGACGACGTCATCAAGACCGCCGGCCACCTGATCGGACCGTTCGAGGTGGAGAGCGTGCTGATGGAGCATCCGGCGGTGGCGGAAGCGGGCGTCATCGGCGTCCCGGACCCGATGATGGGGGAGCGCATCAAGGCTTTCGTCGCGCTGAAACCGGGGACCACCCAGGACCCCGCCGTGATCCGCCGGGAACTCACCGCCCACGCCCGTCGCCGGCTCGGACCCGCGGTGGCGCCGCGCGAAATCGCGTTCGCCGACACGCTGCCCCACACGCGCAGCGGCAAGATCATGCGCCGGCTGCTGCGGGCGCGCGAATTGGGCCTGCCGGAAGGCGACCTGTCCACGCTGGAGGGAGGGGGGCGATGA
- the pdhA gene encoding pyruvate dehydrogenase (acetyl-transferring) E1 component subunit alpha — protein MSDIDRALLRDMLRVRRFEERCVELYSATKIRGFLHVYIGEEAVATGVMSALTAEDAVVATYREHGHALLRGMSARLVMAEMYGKVTGCSRGRGGSMHLFDKDLRFYGGNAIVGGGLPTAVGLALADHLRKRDTVTVCFFGEGAMAEGEFHESMNLAELWHLPVLFVCENNLYAMGTALKRSESEINLPMKAASYEMPAWSVDGMDVRAVAETARRAVDSIRAGGGPHFLEARTYRFRAHSMFDPERYRDKAEVKLWRERDPVDLFTAVLRDEGVLDDATLQVMEAEIAAEIEDAVQFAEQSPDEEIGDLLRFVYSPTSTAAGRPS, from the coding sequence ATGAGCGACATCGACCGGGCGCTGCTGAGGGACATGCTGCGGGTGCGCCGCTTCGAGGAGCGGTGCGTCGAGTTGTACAGCGCCACGAAGATCCGCGGCTTCCTGCATGTGTACATCGGGGAGGAGGCCGTAGCTACCGGCGTGATGTCGGCCCTCACCGCCGAAGACGCGGTGGTCGCCACGTACCGCGAGCACGGTCACGCCCTGCTGCGCGGAATGAGTGCACGACTGGTGATGGCCGAGATGTACGGCAAGGTCACCGGGTGCAGCCGCGGTCGCGGGGGTTCCATGCACTTGTTCGACAAGGACCTGCGGTTCTACGGCGGGAATGCCATCGTTGGCGGCGGACTGCCGACGGCGGTGGGCCTGGCCCTGGCCGATCACCTGCGCAAGCGCGACACCGTGACCGTGTGCTTCTTCGGGGAGGGGGCGATGGCCGAGGGCGAGTTCCACGAGTCCATGAACCTCGCCGAGTTGTGGCACCTGCCCGTGCTGTTCGTGTGTGAGAACAACCTCTACGCGATGGGCACCGCGCTGAAGCGCTCGGAATCCGAGATCAACCTGCCCATGAAGGCGGCGTCCTACGAGATGCCTGCATGGAGCGTCGACGGCATGGATGTGCGCGCGGTGGCCGAGACCGCCCGGCGAGCCGTGGACTCGATCCGGGCCGGGGGCGGCCCGCACTTCCTGGAGGCGCGGACCTACCGCTTCCGCGCACATTCGATGTTCGACCCGGAGCGCTACCGGGACAAAGCCGAGGTGAAGTTGTGGCGCGAGCGCGATCCGGTCGACCTGTTCACCGCCGTCCTGCGCGACGAGGGCGTGCTGGACGACGCGACGCTGCAGGTGATGGAGGCCGAGATCGCCGCGGAGATCGAGGACGCCGTGCAGTTCGCCGAACAGTCGCCCGACGAGGAGATCGGCGACCTGCTGCGCTTCGTCTACAGCCCCACCAGCACCGCTGCGGGGAGGCCGTCATGA
- a CDS encoding alpha-ketoacid dehydrogenase subunit beta, giving the protein MSTITYREAVREGIRSALRDDDRVFIMGEDIGEYGGCYAVTMGLLEEFGPDRVRDTPLSESAFVGAGIGAALGGMRPIVEIMTVNFSLLALDQIVNTAAALLHMSGGQFNVPLVIRMTTGAGRQLAAQHSHSFDGWYAHIPGIRVVAPATVTDARWMMPAALADPDPVLIFEHGGLYNASGELPDDSGPVDLDRAAVRRTGTDLSLITYGGTLSTTLAAAEVLAEDGVQAEVIDLRTLRPLDDETFLDSVSRTHRAVVVDEGWRSGSISAEVSARIMEQVFYELDAPVGRVASEEVPIPYARHLEQAAIPGVEDICTAARAAMRGEA; this is encoded by the coding sequence ATGAGCACCATCACCTACCGCGAGGCCGTGCGCGAGGGCATCCGGAGCGCGCTGCGCGACGACGACCGGGTGTTCATCATGGGTGAGGACATCGGCGAGTACGGCGGCTGTTACGCCGTCACCATGGGCCTGCTCGAGGAGTTCGGCCCCGATCGCGTCCGGGACACGCCGCTGTCCGAGTCGGCCTTCGTCGGTGCCGGCATCGGGGCGGCGCTCGGCGGGATGCGGCCCATCGTCGAGATCATGACCGTCAACTTCAGCCTGCTCGCCCTCGACCAGATCGTGAACACGGCTGCGGCTCTGCTGCACATGTCCGGCGGGCAGTTCAACGTCCCGCTGGTCATTCGTATGACGACCGGCGCCGGCCGGCAGCTGGCCGCCCAGCACTCGCACTCCTTCGACGGCTGGTACGCGCACATCCCGGGCATCCGGGTGGTTGCCCCGGCGACAGTGACCGACGCGCGCTGGATGATGCCGGCGGCACTTGCCGATCCCGACCCGGTGCTCATCTTCGAGCACGGCGGGCTCTACAACGCCTCCGGCGAGTTGCCCGACGATTCGGGCCCGGTCGACTTGGACCGCGCCGCTGTCCGGCGCACCGGCACTGACCTCAGCCTGATCACCTACGGCGGGACGTTGTCGACGACCTTGGCCGCGGCCGAGGTGCTGGCGGAGGACGGCGTGCAGGCCGAGGTCATCGATCTGCGCACCCTGCGGCCGTTGGACGACGAGACGTTCCTGGACTCGGTGAGCCGCACCCACCGCGCCGTCGTCGTCGACGAGGGGTGGCGCAGCGGCAGTATCTCCGCCGAGGTGTCCGCGCGCATCATGGAGCAGGTCTTCTACGAACTCGACGCGCCTGTCGGCAGGGTGGCCAGCGAGGAGGTGCCCATCCCCTACGCCCGGCACCTGGAGCAGGCTGCGATCCCCGGTGTCGAGGACATCTGCACCGCGGCGCGGGCGGCGATGCGCGGGGAGGCCTGA
- a CDS encoding 2-oxo acid dehydrogenase subunit E2, protein MGEFTMPSLGADMDEGTLLEWLVKPGDAVHKGDVIAVVDTAKSAIDVEVFEDGVVAQLLVEPGTVVPVGTPMARIESAGGTAPVVPPVVADVPAEPVTALAPPIRHLLHQYGLDPADVHGTGKNGQITRKDVLAAAGESSAGGPAPIVPETPLPATPAPAPSSRPRVTPRARRLARQRGIDVAALTATNDIVTGAAVESAPKRAPVDRTAAMRAATAELMARAAREIPHYYVVSTIDMTGALDWLRERNAAVKPRDRVLPAVLFLRAAVVSATKVPDLNGHWDDHFHPAPGVDLGVAVATRSGGLVTPRIVGAQDLDLTALMGQLSDLVKRAKAGRLKASELQPGSITVSSLADGGPDALYGVIYPPQVALLGIGSVAPRPWVVDGEAVVRSTATVTLAADHRATDGRTGARFLDEFAHAVTHPEEL, encoded by the coding sequence ATGGGCGAGTTCACGATGCCGTCACTCGGCGCGGACATGGACGAGGGCACATTGCTGGAGTGGCTGGTGAAGCCCGGCGACGCGGTGCACAAGGGTGACGTCATCGCGGTGGTCGACACCGCCAAGTCGGCGATCGACGTGGAGGTCTTCGAGGACGGCGTGGTGGCGCAGTTGCTGGTCGAGCCGGGAACTGTGGTGCCGGTGGGCACACCGATGGCACGTATCGAGTCGGCGGGGGGGACCGCGCCGGTCGTTCCGCCGGTCGTTGCGGATGTGCCTGCCGAACCCGTCACCGCACTCGCCCCACCCATCCGGCATCTGCTGCACCAGTACGGCCTGGATCCCGCGGACGTTCATGGCACGGGCAAGAACGGGCAGATCACGCGCAAGGACGTGCTGGCCGCGGCCGGGGAGTCGTCTGCGGGCGGACCGGCGCCGATCGTGCCCGAGACGCCGCTGCCCGCCACCCCGGCTCCCGCCCCCTCGAGCCGCCCCCGGGTCACCCCACGGGCCCGTCGCCTGGCACGGCAGCGCGGGATCGACGTGGCGGCACTTACCGCGACGAACGACATCGTGACCGGCGCGGCGGTCGAGTCCGCGCCGAAACGCGCACCGGTCGACCGGACGGCCGCCATGCGAGCGGCCACGGCGGAACTCATGGCCAGGGCAGCGCGGGAGATCCCGCACTACTACGTGGTCAGCACCATCGACATGACCGGTGCCCTGGACTGGCTGCGCGAGCGCAACGCCGCCGTGAAGCCCCGCGACCGGGTGTTGCCGGCGGTCCTGTTCCTGCGCGCTGCGGTGGTGTCCGCGACGAAGGTGCCTGACCTCAACGGGCACTGGGACGACCACTTCCACCCGGCGCCAGGGGTGGACCTCGGAGTGGCCGTGGCGACGCGGTCCGGAGGTCTGGTGACCCCGCGGATCGTCGGGGCTCAGGACCTGGACCTCACTGCCCTGATGGGGCAGTTGTCCGACCTCGTGAAGCGGGCCAAAGCGGGGCGCTTGAAGGCCTCGGAACTGCAGCCCGGCAGCATCACCGTGAGCAGCCTCGCCGACGGGGGACCGGACGCGCTGTACGGCGTCATCTACCCGCCGCAGGTGGCGCTGCTCGGCATCGGCAGCGTGGCGCCGCGTCCCTGGGTCGTCGATGGTGAGGCAGTTGTGCGCAGTACGGCCACCGTCACCCTGGCCGCCGACCACCGCGCCACCGACGGCCGCACCGGTGCCCGCTTCCTCGACGAATTCGCACACGCCGTGACCCACCCGGAGGAGTTATGA
- a CDS encoding acyl carrier protein — protein sequence MNETAARDVVIAALTDVAPEIDTDTLDPDMSLRNGADLDSMDFLAYVSGVSEAIDADIPEDDYPKLDTVNAAVAYVASR from the coding sequence ATGAACGAGACCGCAGCACGTGACGTGGTGATCGCCGCGCTCACCGACGTCGCCCCCGAGATCGACACCGACACGCTGGACCCGGACATGAGTCTGCGCAACGGTGCCGACCTCGACTCCATGGATTTCCTGGCGTACGTGTCGGGCGTGTCCGAGGCGATCGACGCGGACATCCCGGAGGACGACTACCCGAAGCTGGACACGGTCAACGCCGCTGTCGCTTATGTAGCGTCGCGCTGA
- the acpS gene encoding holo-ACP synthase translates to MLAVGTDLVRVSRFHDRGEAFLHRCFTPAEIELCAGQAQRLAGRWAAKEAVLKALGVGIGEVPLTDIEVTRAASGAPVLSLSGAAQTAAGDLTRWHLSLSHDGDYAVAFVVATDQRDAT, encoded by the coding sequence ATGCTGGCCGTCGGGACGGACCTCGTCCGCGTCTCCCGGTTCCACGATCGCGGGGAGGCTTTCCTGCATCGCTGCTTCACCCCTGCGGAGATCGAGTTGTGCGCCGGGCAGGCGCAGCGGTTGGCCGGGCGCTGGGCCGCCAAGGAGGCCGTGCTCAAGGCCCTCGGGGTCGGGATCGGCGAGGTGCCACTGACCGACATCGAGGTCACGCGTGCCGCCAGCGGAGCGCCGGTGCTGTCACTGTCCGGTGCCGCGCAAACCGCCGCGGGGGATCTCACGCGTTGGCATCTGTCCCTGTCGCACGACGGCGACTACGCGGTGGCCTTTGTCGTGGCCACGGATCAGCGCGACGCTACATAA
- a CDS encoding DUF302 domain-containing protein: protein MTSGPHVTVDLPFDEALSATKAALAAEGFGVLTEIDMQATMKAKLNEDYPPLMILGACNPTFAHTAMGINPVIATLVPCNVVVRGGDDGVTVETVDPQVLVEATGEPELAPLADELRARLERALAAVSG, encoded by the coding sequence ATGACTTCTGGACCGCACGTCACCGTCGACCTCCCGTTCGACGAAGCCCTGAGCGCCACCAAAGCCGCGCTGGCCGCCGAAGGCTTCGGCGTGCTCACCGAGATCGACATGCAAGCGACCATGAAGGCCAAACTGAACGAGGACTACCCGCCGCTGATGATCCTGGGCGCGTGTAACCCGACCTTCGCGCACACCGCCATGGGCATCAATCCGGTCATCGCGACCTTGGTCCCGTGCAACGTGGTCGTGCGCGGCGGTGACGACGGCGTCACTGTCGAGACCGTAGACCCGCAGGTGCTCGTCGAGGCCACCGGGGAACCCGAACTGGCACCACTGGCCGACGAGTTGCGCGCACGCCTCGAGCGCGCGCTGGCGGCCGTGTCGGGCTGA
- a CDS encoding DNA-3-methyladenine glycosylase 2 family protein — protein sequence MRTLVIEVEFGQPRDVSAMLGVLHRGGGDPAFQRLRDEVWIAGLGAEGPVTWRLAPVPGGVVVRAAGPGARWAADHVDHLLGRHDDASGFEPVHPLLVRQWRRYRATLRVPRSLLTWQTMLAAVLEQRVTGVEARGAWRALVTEHGTPAPGPAPEGLRVPPGPEAVLRVPSWDWRRYGVDRQRVAAVREVARSAHLLARAETLPPAQGRDLLTAIPGVGAWTAAEVSARAFGDADAVSVGDYHLGRNVTYALTGRTDGSDADMLDLLAPYVGHRQRAVRLIELAGVLVPRRGPRMRMPGPTRGR from the coding sequence CTGCGGACTCTCGTGATCGAGGTGGAGTTCGGCCAGCCCCGCGACGTGTCCGCGATGCTCGGGGTGCTGCACCGCGGGGGCGGGGATCCGGCCTTTCAGCGACTGCGCGACGAGGTCTGGATCGCGGGGCTGGGGGCCGAGGGTCCGGTGACGTGGCGGCTGGCGCCGGTGCCAGGCGGGGTTGTGGTGCGGGCCGCGGGACCCGGCGCGCGATGGGCGGCCGACCATGTGGACCACCTGCTCGGCAGACATGACGACGCATCCGGCTTCGAGCCGGTGCATCCGCTGCTGGTGCGGCAATGGCGCCGGTACCGGGCCACACTGCGCGTTCCGCGCAGTCTGCTCACGTGGCAGACCATGCTGGCCGCGGTGCTCGAACAGCGAGTGACGGGGGTGGAAGCGCGGGGGGCGTGGCGGGCCCTGGTCACCGAGCACGGGACTCCCGCTCCGGGGCCGGCGCCCGAGGGTCTGCGGGTCCCCCCGGGGCCGGAAGCCGTTCTCCGTGTGCCGTCGTGGGACTGGCGGCGGTACGGCGTGGACCGGCAGCGGGTGGCCGCGGTGCGGGAGGTGGCGCGGTCGGCGCATCTGCTGGCCCGGGCCGAGACGCTGCCTCCCGCGCAGGGACGCGACCTGCTCACGGCCATCCCCGGGGTCGGTGCCTGGACGGCCGCCGAGGTCAGCGCGCGGGCGTTCGGGGATGCCGATGCGGTGAGTGTGGGGGACTACCACCTCGGCCGCAATGTGACCTATGCGCTGACCGGGCGCACCGACGGCAGCGATGCCGACATGCTGGACCTGCTGGCGCCCTACGTCGGGCACCGGCAGCGCGCCGTGCGCTTGATCGAACTCGCCGGGGTGCTCGTGCCGCGTCGGGGCCCGCGCATGAGGATGCCGGGACCCACTCGCGGTCGCTAG
- a CDS encoding DinB family protein gives MRTHPSPSGPERDLLDDFLDFHRETLLEKCMDLSPEQLGLRSAAPSQLSLHGLVRHLARIERWWFRICMCDMSLPGLFVSREHPDGDFEEIDPARWADDLQVYRGEVAAARDAVLTLSLDDEAARGPHGTVTLRWIYLHMIAEYARHNGHADLLRERIDGRTGL, from the coding sequence GTGCGCACACATCCGTCCCCCAGTGGCCCCGAGCGCGACCTGCTCGACGACTTCCTCGACTTCCACCGGGAGACCTTGCTCGAGAAGTGCATGGACCTGTCGCCGGAACAACTCGGCCTGCGATCGGCCGCACCGTCGCAGTTGTCGCTGCACGGACTCGTGCGCCACCTGGCCCGGATCGAGCGCTGGTGGTTCCGGATCTGCATGTGCGACATGTCCCTGCCGGGACTGTTCGTCTCGCGGGAGCACCCGGATGGGGACTTCGAGGAGATCGACCCAGCGCGGTGGGCCGACGATCTGCAGGTCTATCGCGGTGAGGTGGCCGCGGCGCGCGACGCGGTTCTGACCTTGTCGCTGGACGACGAGGCCGCCCGGGGGCCACACGGCACAGTCACCCTCCGGTGGATCTACCTGCACATGATCGCCGAGTACGCCCGGCACAACGGGCACGCAGATCTGCTGCGCGAACGCATCGATGGTCGCACCGGTTTGTGA
- a CDS encoding DUF3459 domain-containing protein — MGQEIGMSNTALRFKDALDPIASSVFRRVPQFVVDRMSERLNSDEMRTPMQWDASANAGFSHVGAQPWLPVNPDYPRVNVATQQAQPDSMLHLYRRLLHLRRENAALREGSLAMLEALPPDVLGYRRNEVLVLANLGQQPAAVRYAGEVLAQTGQVAVGPGRTTLFPDSAVVLRTVVPRMS, encoded by the coding sequence ATGGGCCAGGAGATCGGGATGAGCAACACCGCGCTGCGGTTCAAGGACGCCCTCGACCCGATCGCGTCCAGCGTGTTCCGGCGTGTCCCGCAGTTCGTGGTCGACCGGATGTCCGAGCGGCTGAACAGTGACGAGATGCGCACGCCCATGCAGTGGGACGCCAGTGCCAACGCCGGTTTCAGTCACGTCGGTGCGCAACCGTGGTTGCCGGTCAATCCGGACTACCCACGGGTCAATGTGGCGACTCAGCAGGCGCAGCCGGACTCGATGCTGCACCTGTACCGGCGACTGCTGCACCTGCGCCGGGAGAACGCGGCCCTGCGTGAGGGATCGCTGGCGATGCTGGAAGCCCTGCCGCCGGACGTGCTCGGATACCGGCGCAACGAGGTGCTGGTGCTGGCCAACCTCGGTCAACAGCCGGCCGCCGTGCGGTATGCCGGCGAGGTGCTCGCGCAGACCGGCCAGGTGGCGGTGGGACCGGGGCGGACCACGCTGTTCCCGGACAGCGCGGTGGTGCTGCGCACGGTGGTCCCGCGGATGTCCTGA
- a CDS encoding wax ester/triacylglycerol synthase family O-acyltransferase — translation MDRLSILDDLFVVLERDNLPMHIGSLLVFDGPPPAYEDLLAHVAARLDRLPRYRQVIREVPLNLGIPTWQDDVHFNLEYHVRHTALPHPGDREQLRALASRQLSHRLDMHRPLWEMWLIEGLQEGQFAILNKIHHAMVDGLSGSDIMETLLDPSPEVTAPSLSQWQPSAPPSTASVLAGAVVDTARVGLGRLGHLAADLSSPRDAMNKAAAAVVGTLRIGETLAHTEDHLLGQPGPHRRWAWANGDLGAVKQIKNRLGGTVNDVILTAITNGYREFLLGREPDLPEAAFVRTMVPVSTRPQGAPKGGNEVAVMFADMPVGLADPIARFGAIREQMQHAKRSGTVEGIDSLIENAVFLPPALYAAGARLAARTPQPAVSTITTNVPGPQQQLFMLGRPMLQMLGYVPLGMNQLVTVAIVSYNGQICCGITADYDRMPDVQVLAGGIESGLAELTDLAG, via the coding sequence GTGGACCGACTGAGCATTCTCGATGACCTCTTCGTCGTCCTCGAACGCGACAACTTGCCCATGCACATCGGTTCGCTGCTGGTCTTCGACGGCCCGCCACCGGCGTACGAGGACCTGTTGGCCCACGTCGCCGCGCGCCTGGACCGACTGCCCCGCTACCGCCAGGTGATCCGGGAGGTGCCGCTCAACCTCGGCATCCCGACATGGCAGGACGACGTCCACTTCAACCTCGAGTACCACGTGCGCCACACGGCCCTCCCGCACCCGGGTGATCGGGAACAACTGCGGGCGCTGGCCAGCCGACAGCTATCCCACCGCCTCGACATGCACCGGCCGCTGTGGGAGATGTGGCTGATCGAGGGCCTGCAGGAGGGGCAGTTCGCCATCCTCAACAAGATCCACCACGCGATGGTGGACGGCCTGTCCGGCTCCGACATCATGGAGACGCTGCTCGACCCGTCCCCGGAGGTGACCGCACCGTCGCTGTCGCAGTGGCAGCCGAGCGCGCCGCCGTCCACCGCCAGCGTGCTGGCCGGTGCGGTCGTCGACACCGCCCGTGTCGGGCTGGGGCGGCTGGGACACCTGGCGGCCGATCTGTCGTCGCCGCGCGATGCCATGAACAAGGCCGCTGCCGCGGTGGTCGGCACCCTGCGCATCGGCGAGACCCTGGCACACACGGAGGACCACCTGCTCGGCCAGCCCGGCCCGCACCGGCGCTGGGCATGGGCCAACGGTGACCTGGGCGCGGTCAAGCAGATCAAGAACCGGCTCGGCGGCACCGTCAACGACGTGATTCTGACGGCCATCACCAACGGCTACCGGGAGTTCCTCCTCGGCCGCGAACCGGACCTGCCGGAAGCGGCTTTCGTGCGGACCATGGTCCCGGTATCGACCCGGCCCCAAGGCGCCCCGAAGGGTGGCAACGAGGTCGCGGTGATGTTCGCCGACATGCCGGTGGGGCTCGCTGATCCGATTGCCCGCTTCGGGGCCATCCGCGAGCAGATGCAGCACGCCAAGCGCAGCGGCACGGTCGAGGGGATCGACTCCCTGATCGAGAACGCCGTATTCCTGCCGCCGGCCCTCTACGCCGCGGGAGCACGGCTGGCAGCCCGGACCCCGCAGCCGGCAGTGTCGACGATCACGACGAATGTGCCTGGGCCGCAGCAGCAGCTCTTCATGCTGGGCAGGCCCATGCTGCAGATGCTTGGGTACGTGCCGCTGGGGATGAACCAGCTCGTCACAGTCGCGATCGTGTCCTACAACGGACAGATCTGTTGTGGCATCACCGCCGATTACGACCGCATGCCCGATGTGCAGGTGCTGGCCGGGGGTATTGAGAGCGGACTGGCGGAGCTGACCGACCTCGCGGGTTGA